The Hymenobacter sp. DG25A nucleotide sequence TGGGCAGGCGTTTGCCGGCCACATCAATAGCAAAGGTTTCGCCGTTCAATTCTACGGTAGCACGGCCCCGGGTAAAATTAGACGCTTTGGTGAAGTGCGTGGGCGTAACGGCGTAGCCACTACCATCAATATAGCCATAAAGGCCCGCTACGCGCACCCAGGCCAGTTCCTCTACAAAAGGGCCGGCTTCATCGTAGCGCAGCGGAAGAATCAGGCGCCGGTTACGGTCTGTATAGCCCCATTTCTCCCCTTGCCGAAAAGGAATCAACTCCCCGCTGCTCCACTCCCCGGCTGGGGTAAAGGCCACTAAGCCAAAGCTAAATAAAGCAACAAACAACCATTTCTTCATACTACGCAAAAAGCCGGAAGCTAGTCAGAATCACAAAGATACAATGGTATCGCAAACTGCAAGCCTCTTGGTAGAGTTCATTTTGCTGATGATGGCCGCCGACCAGGCGGCCTTGCCGCGCCTGTTAATTTATACTCTTGTTCAGGCAATAAGAGGAGGCCTTTTTGTGTATCTTCATTCTACTCTATCTGCTATCCTTATCTGCTTCCCATTACCATGATAGCCAGCCTCCTATATCCCCGGTTTGTGCTTGGAAATAGCCTTACCGCGGAGCAGCAGATATTCTTTAACCAATACGGATTTCTGCACTTTCAGGGATTTGCCTCCCCCGCCACCGTGCAGGAGCTGCTGGGGGCCATGGCAGGTCTGCAGCAGCAATGGCTGGCGCAGCGGGTGCAAAAAATAAACGGGGTGCCCATTAAGTTTGGGAAGGATATCGATGGCTCCCCTCTCATTCAGCGGTTTGCCTTTGCCTCCCAGCACCACCCGGTATTACATCGTTTTCTGCAGGATGCGCGCTTTCAGGCCCTGTTTCCGCTACTGGAAGCACCGGGGGCGCGGATAGGTGAAAACGAAAAGAATGGCTTGGTCATCAACCACTACCTGAATGTGCCGGGCAGTGAGTTTGCCCAGATGGGGTGGCACACCGATTCTTTGCGGGACGTTTTCTATGGGCGGCGCATTGGCCCCATGCTGAACGTAGGCGTGCACCTGGATGCTACGCCCGCAAGCAATGGCGGCCTGCGCCTGCTGCCCGGTACGCACCGGCAGAGCCTGCGCAACCTCCTGTTCCGCAAGCAATACTTTAAAGACGTGGCACCCGACCCCGACGAAGTAGCCGTGGAAACCCAGGCCGGCGACTTAACCGTGCACGATGGCCGCATGTGGCACCGCATGGCCCGCTCCCCCGTGGTTGGGGAAGGCTCCCGCCGCCGCGTGATGTATGTGCCCATTGTTGCGGGCCGCTACGAGCCCCGGCGGGAGAATAGCGCTACGCCGTTCTACCTTCGGTTTCTGCACCTGGTAAAATAAGCCCTGCCACCGGCGGCAGGCAGCCGGTGGTGGTTCATTCTTATCTGGCATTCTGATGGTTTCTTCCTCCCCTGCTCCCCGGCCTTACGCACTGATAACGGGGGCCTCGCGCGGCATCGGCCGCTCCCTGGCGCTGGGTCTGGCCCGGCGGGGCTATAACCTGTTACTCACGGCCCGCTCCGCCGAGCTGCTGAACGAGCTGGTGCAGCACGTGTGCAGTAAATACGGCGTGCAGGCCCATGCTTTACCCCTGGATCTGGCCGAGCCAAACGCCGTTGGCCAGCTGGCCGAGTGGGCTACCGGGCTGGCCCCGGACCTGTCCGTTGTAATGAATAATGCCGGCTATGGGCTCTGGGGCAAGTTTGAAGAGTTGCCGCTGGCCACCCAACTCAATATGCTGCAACTGAATATGCAGGTGCCTGTGACACTGACGCACCTGCTGCTGCCCACCCTGCACAAAGCACAGCGCGCCTATATTCTGAACGTGGCGAGTACCGCCGCCTATCAGGCGGTGCCCACCCTCACGCTGTACGCTGCCAGCAAGGCCTTTCTGGTTTCGTTTTCCCGGGGGCTGCGCTACGAGCTACGCGCCAGTAACATCTCGGTAACCTGCCTCAGCCCCGGCTCCACCGATACCAACTTCGCCGACCGGGCCGGCATGAACAAAGCCATGCAGCAAACGGCCGCCAAATTCTCCATGACGGCCGACCAGGTAGCACACGCAGCTATTACGGCCCTGTTTGCCGGCCAGGCCGAGGTGATACCCGGAGCGCTTAACCGCCTTTCGGCGGGTCTTACCAGGGTGGTACCGAAGGATCTGACTGAAAAAATTGCGGCGGGCATTTATGAAAAGTATCTGCCCTAGCCGGTTAAATACCGGCGTAGCGGGTAATGCGGCAGGCCAGCCAATAGCAGCCCCCGGCAAAAAATGGAGCGGCTACTACATCGTAGGTGTAATGCACGTGCTGAATGAGCACCAGCAGCCCAACCAGGGCGCTGCCGGCCAGCAGGGCGTAGCGGCGCCAGCCCGCGGGCACGCAGCAGGCCAGCAAAAACAGCGTGGCCGTATGCCCGGAAAAAAACAGGTCATGGGTAATGGGTGTAGGGGCGGCGTAAAACAGCCGGTCTACCAGCGGGTCGTGGAGCAGGCGCAGCTGCAGGGGTGGGGCCAGAGGCACCAGAAGCAGGGTAAGTAAGCGGCAAACCTGCAGCAGCCAGTATGCCCACAGGGCCCGCAGCAGGCGGGCCGGCCGGGGCAGCAAATACACCAGGGCCGCCCCAATTCCCAGATATATGGTGCCAAACGTAAGCCCCGATACATCATAAGCCGGCAGCCAGGTCAGGAAGGGGTCGGGCAGCCGGATGCCGGGGCGGGCCTGCAGGAAGGCAAAGAAGCGCGGTAGCAGAGAAGCAAGCCCTACCAACAGCGCCCCCACCGCCAGCAGGCTGCCGCGAAACCGTGGCCGTAGCCAGGCCGCCGGCCAGCGCAGGAAGGAAGAATCAGATACCATAGGCGGGCCGAAAGAAATGATAGCTAAAAATAGATTATACCGGGCGTTTGGGCGATACCCGCAGACGGCTCTATCTTGAGTGCTCATTTGTTTTTTGCTCCGCTCATGAAGTCTTCCATTTTCCTGCTTACTGCTGCTCTGGTTGCAGGAAGCGCTGCGCTGGCTCCGGCTACGGCGCAAAATGCCGCCCGTGCGGCGCGCATTGCTACGTTGTCAAATGATACCGAGCAGGAAGTTATTGGCTGGCGCCGCGACCTGCACGAGCACCCGGAGCTGGGAAATCAGGAAAACCGGACCGCGGCCCTGGTAGCTGAGCAGCTCAAAAAGATGGGTATTGAAGTGCAAACGGGCGTAGCGCGCACCGGCGTGGTAGGCATACTGCGCGGTGGCAAGCCCGGCCGCGTGGTGGCCCTGCGGGCCGATATGGATGCCCTGCCCGTGACGGAAGCCAACAATCTGCCTTTTGCCTCCAAAGCCACCGCCACCTACAACGGCCAGCAAGTAGGCGTGATGCACGCCTGCGGCCACGATACCCACGTAGCCATGCTGCTGGGAGCCGCCGAGGTGCTCAGTAAAATGCGGAAAGACCTGCCGGGTACCGTCAAGTTTATCTTTCAGCCGGCCGAGGAAGGCTCCCTGCCCGGCGAGGAAGGCGGCGCCCGCCTGATGGTGAAAGAAGGCGTACTGACTAACCCCACCGTAGATGCCATTTTCGGGGTGCACATCAATGCCCAAACGGAAGTAGGCACCCTGAAGTACCGCCCCGAGGGCACCATGGCCAGCTCCGATGTCTTCAAGATTACGGTGAAGGGCAAGTCGGCGCACGGGGCGTATCCCTGGCTGAGCATAGATCCGGTGGTTACCGCCGCCCAGATTATTACCGGCCTGCAAACTATCATCAGCCGGCAAACAGAGCTGACGGAAGATGCCGCTGTGCTCACGGTGGGCATGGTGCACGGGGGCGTGCGCAACAACATTATTCCCGAACAGGTAGAGCTGACCGGCACCATCCGCACGCTGAATAAAGACATGCAGCAGAAAATTTGGGCGGCCGTGCGGCGCACAGCTACCAACATTGCGGAAAGCGTCGGGGCCACGGCCGAGGTAGAAATTGAGAATTATGCGCCCGTTACGTTCAACAATCCGCGCCTGATGGAGCAAATGCTGCCTTCGCTGCGGCAGGTAGCCGGCCCGCAGCACGTGGTACTGCAGAAGGCCGTAACCGGCGCCGAGGACTTTGCCTTTTATCAGGAAAAAATACCCGGCCTGTTTGTGTTTGTGGGCGGCATGCCCAAAGGGAAAAAGCCCGCTGAAACCGCGCCCCACCATACCCCGGGCTTCTTTATTGATGAAAGCGGCTTCACGCTGGGCGTAAAAACCCTGGCTACGCTGGCTTCCGATTATCTCAACGCCAAAAAATAGCCCGCCCTGCGCTGTAGCGGCCCCTTTTACCTAGAATAGCCCATGCATCTTGCTTTAGTAACCTGCGCCAGCAAAGCGCAATATGCCGCCGATACGGTAGAGGACGAAGACGTACTGCTGGAGCGCGACCTGCGCGCCCGCGGCCACCAGGTAAGCGTGGTGGTCTGGTCCGATGAAACCGTAGCTTGGGGCCAGTATGATGCCGTGGTGCTGAAGTCACCGTGGGACTACTTTGACCGGGTGGCTGAGTTTTATCAATGGCTGAACCGCCTGGAGGCTGAGGGCATTCCGCTGCTCAACCCCGTGGCCACCGTGCGCTGGAACGCTGATAAGCGGTACTTGCTGGAAATGCAGGAGGCCGGCGTGCCCATTGTACCCACCCGCTGGCTGGCGCGCGGCACGCAGTTTCAACCCGCCGCGCTGTTTGCCGGGCTGCAAACAGAACAGCTAATCGTGAAGCCGGCCGTGAGCGGTGGCGCCAAAAACACCTTCTCGCTTACCCCGGCCCAGGCTGCGGAGCAGGCCGCGCAGATAACTGCGCTGCTGGCCGACGGGGATTTCCTGGCCCAACCCTTCCTGCCCGAGATTCAGACCGGCGGCGAATGGTCCCTGGTTTACCTGGGAGGCAGCTTCAGCCATTGCGTGCTGAAGCTGCCCAAGTCCGGCGACTTCCGCGTGCAGCACTACCTGGGCGGAAGCATTGCCCCCACGCCACCGCCCGCCGCCGTGCAGCAGGCCGCCGATGCCATTATGCAGCGCTTTGCGGCCGGCTGCCTATATGCCCGCGTAGATGGCGTGGTGGTGAACGGCGAATTCCTGCTGATGGAGCTGGAGCTGATTGAGCCCTTCCTGTACCTGGATTCCGCGCCCGGTTCTTGGGCGCGCTACGAGCAGGCGTTGGTGGAGCTGGCGGCTAAAAGCCATTCACCACAAATCCCCCATCCACACTCAGGCACTGCCCGGTAATGTAGCTGGCGGCCGGCAGGCAGAGGAAAGCCACGGCCGCCGCTACTTCGGCGGGCTCACCAATGCGCTTCATGGGTGTGCGGTCCAGCACCTGCTGCAGATACTCCGGGTTGCTGAGCACGCCGGCGGCCAGCGGCGTATGAATGTACCAGGGCGCCACCGCGTTTACCCGAATGTCATCGGGTGCCCACTCCACCGCCAGGTTGCGGGTAAGCTGCAGCATAGCGGCTTTCGTCATGCCGTAAATGGCCCCGGTGCGCAGGTGCGTGAGCCCGGCCACCGAGGAAACGTTTACAATGCTGGCCCCCGCCGTTTCCCGCAGCAAAGGATACAGTTCCTGGCACATTCCAAATACCGATTCCAGATTGGTGGCCATCAGGTATTGATATTCCTCAGGGCTGTAAGCCGCGGTGGGCTTCCGGATGTTGGTGCCCACATTATTCACCAGAATACCACAGGGTAATTGTAAGTCGGCTACTGCCTGCCGCACCTGCGTGTGCCCGGCGGCCGTGCTTACATCGGCGGCAATACCGTGCGCGGCCAGGCCCTGCGCCTGCCAGGCCTGTACCTGCTGCTGCAGGGCCTCCGGCTGGCGGGCTACGGCCAGCACCGTAGCGCCCAGCTGCAATAATTCTTCCGCAATGGCTGCGCCAATGCCTTTGGAGGCTCCCGTAACTACGGCAACGTTTTTATCTAATTTCCAGCGAGTAATCATAGCGCGCAAAGAACGGGAATAGCGGAGATAAATGGCGCTGGCCCGCTACCCGAACCGGTGGCGGGTCGGGTAAATTATTAATATAAAATTCAAATAATACAAAATATAGAATTTGAAAATATAGCGTGTTAAAATAAAATTTTATCAAAAAAATGGATTGAACATACAGGATATTGCAAAAATAACTAGTTTGGCCAACCATTATGCAAAAAGCCACCTCTCTTGGCTTCGCAAATGGCCCTCTCTTTTTTCACTACCCCAACCAAACCCTTTATGGAAAAGAAGTACCCGGCAGTTGTGCTGCTGGTACTGGGTGGCATGCTCTGCATGCCTGCCCAGGCCCAAAATTATGCGCGTGTTAAGCAGCGTATTTCCTCCGCGGATGGTCAGCCTGAGATGATCAGCTTTAATGCTGGTCGGGGCTACAAGCTGGCGGAAGCTCAGCAGATGTTCCGTGAGCAGCTGGCCCTCTCGAAAGAAGAGGCGCTGGTACGCAGCCAGGCAGATAAAGATGAGCTTGGTTTCCTGAACGAGCGTTATCAGCAGTATTACAAAGGCATTAAAGTTGAAAATGGTGTTTATCTGCTGCACGCCCGTCAGGGAGAGGTAGAAGCCATCAACGGTAAGTTGGAGCGCCTTGGTAAAATCAGCACCACGCCTTCCCTGAACGAAGAGCAGGCCCTAGGCCGTGCCCTCTCATTCGTAAGCGCCAAGAAGTACATGTGGCAGGACGATGCCAGCTACAAGCCCAAGGGCGAGCTGGTGATTGTACGCAACACCCTGAGTAAAAATACTGCCGGCAAAGCTACCCTGGCTTACAAATTTGATGTTTACGCCCAGCAGCCCGTGAGCCGCGCCTACATTTATGTAGATGCGCAGTCGGGTGAGGTGATTTCCAAGAACGACATCATCAAGCACACGGCCGCCACGGCTTCTTTCGCTACCGCTTACAGTGGTACCCGCTCGCTGGCTGATGACTACACCGGTGCTACGTACCGCCTGCGCGAAGTAACCCGCGGCCTGGGTATCGAAACCTATAACTGCAAAAAAGGCAGCAGCTACACCGCGGCCGTTGACTTCACCGATGCTGACAACAGCTGGACGGAGTACAACAACGCCAACTTCGACAACGTAGCCGGCGATGCGCACTTTGGTGCCCAGGCTACCTACGACTACTGGAAGAACGTACACGGCCGTAACTCCTACGACAACGCCGGCGCTAAAATCAAGAGCTATGTGCACTTTGATGATACCCCCGGTGATGGTGTAGGCTACGAAAACGCCTACTGGAACGGCTCGGTCATGACCTACGGCGACGGCGCTACCCGCTTCCGTCCCCTGACCTCGCTGGACGTATGCGGCCACGAAATTGGCCACGCCGTGTGCGAGAAAACCGCCAACCTGGTGTACTCCAACGAGTCTGGCGCCATGAACGAAGGCTTCTCTGATATCTGGGGTGCCAGCGTGGAAGCTTACGCAGTTGCCAGCCTGGGCGCTACGTCCGGTGGTGCCAGAGCTAAATCTACCTGGCTGATTGGCGAGGAAATCGACAAGCAGCAGGCCGCTCTGCGTTCTATGAGCGACCCGAACTCGCTGGGTCAGCCCGCTTACTACAAAGGCCTGAAGTGGTACACCGGTACTGCCGACAACGGCGGTGTGCACACCAACTCAGGGGTACTGAACTACTGGTTCTATCTGATTGCCCAGGGCAAAACCGGCACCAACGAAAAAGGCCTGTCCTTCTCGGTATCGGCTTTGGGCATCACCACGGCCGCTAAAATTGCTTACCGCGCTGAGAGTGTATACCTCACGTCATCGTCTACCTACGCTTCGGCTCGTACTTACACCATCAAAGCCGCACAGGATCTGTACGGTGTAGGTTCTACCCAGGAGCAGGCAGTAACCAATGCCTGGTATGCCGTAGGGGTGGGCGCCGCCTACAGCGGTGGTACCACGCCTCCACCCACCACCGTTACGTATTGCGCCTCCAAGGGCACCAGCGTAGCTTATGAGTGGATTGACTATGTACAGCTGGGCTCCATCACCCGTACTTCCTCCAAGGATGCCGGCTACTACAATGGCACGGCTCTGAGCACAACAGTTGCGGCCGGCTCTTCGCAGACGCTGACCATCAGCGGTGGCTTCGCCTCTACGGTGTACACCGAGTACTGGGGTATTTATGTTGACTGGAACCAGGATGGTGACTTCATCGATGCCGGTGAAAAAGTAGATGGTGGCTCGGCTGCCAGCAGCGGCAACCTGACCAGCACCTTCACCGTGCCTACCACGGCTAAATCGGGCACAACCCGTATGCGCATTGTGATGAGCGACAACTCGGCTACTACCAGCTGCGGCTCTTACAGCTACGGCGAAACCGAAGACTACTCGCTGAACATCACCGGCGGTACGTTGGCTGCCACGCCAGTGGCCGGCCTGACGACCATCACCGGCGACAAGCTGAGCAAATCGGCCGCCCGTGGTCTGGAAGTATTCCCGAACCCGGCTTCGGAGTCGCTGCGCCTAGCCCTGCCCGGCGGTGCTAAAGCTACCAACGTGAAAGTAGTAGACCTGCGCGGCGCGGCCGTAGCCGGTGTCCGCTACGATGGCAACGGTGAGCTGAACATCAGCAACCTGGCTAAAGGCATGTATGTGGTAACGGTGAGCGACGGTCAGAAGACCTTCCACCAGCGTTTCGTAAAGCAATAGTCTCCACCGGAGAGTAATGCTAAGTAAAAAGGCCCGGCGCATGCGCCGGGCCTTTTTCATTTTAAGTGCGCTTAAGGCAAGGATGCCACTAGGTGCATTGCCCGGCCTGTTGATTGTTGATTTTTGAATAAAAGGAATGCTTCTATAAAAATTTCGATGGATTTTAATGGAATTTTAATGAACCTATTAAAACAATATCTAAATTGATGAGCCAACTATCAGTATGCCTCTCTTAAGAGCACTGTACTTCGCTTAAAATCTTTTTTTCATCACCCCAACCCCATTTGTATGCAAAAAAAGTACTCGGTAGCTACCCTTCTTATGCTGGGCGGCTTGCTTTCATTTTCGGCCCAGGCCCAGGATTATTCACGCGTAAAGCAGCGTATTACTTCGGAAGATGGTCAACCGGAGCTGATTAGTTTCCGGGCCGGCCGGTCTTACAAAATGAGTGATGCCCAGCAGATGTTCCGCGAGCAGCTGGCTCTCTCCAAAGAAGAATCATTGGTACGCACCCAGTCTGGCCAGGATGACCTGGGCATGGTGAATGAGCGCTACCAGCAGTATTACAAAGGCATCAAAGTTGAAAATGGTGCTTACCTGCTGCACGCCCGCCAGGGAGATGTGCAGCTGATTAATGGCCGCCTGGTGCGGGGCATGGAGCAAGTAAAAACGACTCCTTCCCTGAGCGAAGAGCAGGCCCTCAGCCGCGCTATGTCTTTTGTAGGCGCCAGCAAGTTCATGTGGCAGGATGCCGAGGAAGAAGCCTTCCTCAAAAAAACCAGCAAAGATGCCGCCGCCAGCTACAAGCCCAAGGGCGAGCTGGTGATTGTGCGCAACACGCTGGGCAAAGGCGCTGCCGCCGGCAAAGCCACCCTGGCCTACAAGTTTGATGTGTATGCCCAGGCTCCTGTAAGCCGCGCCTTCCTGTATGTGGATGCGCAGTCGGGCGAGGTGATTTCCAAGAACGATATCATCAAGCACGCCGGTGCTACCGCTACCTTTGCTACCGCCTACAGCGGTACCCGCTCGTTTGCTGATGAAACCGCTACTGGCGGCTATCGTCTGCGGGAGCTGACCCGTGGCCTGGGTATCGAAACCTACAATATGAAGAAGGGCCAGCAGTATAGCCGCGCCGTCGACTTCATTGATGCTGACAACAACTGGACGGCAGCTGAATACAATAATGCCAACTTCGATAACGTAGCCGGCGACGCGCACTTCGGTGCGCAGGCCACTTACGACTACTGGAAGAACGTACACGGCCGTAACTCCTTCGATAACGCCGGTGCTAAAATCAAGAGCTACGTGCACTACGGCCGCAGCTACGAAAATGCGTACTGGAACGGCTCCGTGATGACCTACGGCGACGGCGCTACCCGTTTCCGCCCGCTGACCGCCATGGACGTGTGCGGCCACGAAATCGGCCACGCCGTGTGCGAGAAAACCGCCAACCTGGTGTACTCCAACGAATCGGGCGCCATGAACGAAGGCTTCTCTGATATCTGGGGTGCCTGCGTAGAAGCTTACGCTGTTTCGAACCTGGGTGCTACCTCTTCCGGCGCAAAGGCCAAGTCTACCTGGCTGATTGGCGAGGAGATTGACAAGCAGCAGGCCGCTCTGCGCTCTATGAGCGACCCGAACTCGCTGGGTCAGCCCGCTTACTACAAAGGTTTGAAGTGGTACACCGGTACCTCCGATAACGGCGGTGTACACACCAACTCAGGTGTATTGAACTACTGGTTCTACCTGATTGCTGATGGCAAAACCGGCACCAATGAAAAAGGCCAGTCATTCTCAGTAACGGGTCTGGGCATGGATGCGGCCGGCAAAATTGCCTTCCGCGCTGAAAGCGTATACCTGACGGCTTCCTCTACCTACGCCAACGCCCGCACCGCCAGCATTCAGGCTGCGCAGGATTTGTATGGCGTTGGTTCCGTACAGGAGCAGTCGGTAACCAATGCTTGGTATGCCGTAGGAGTAGGCTCGGCCGCAGTAGCCAACGTGGCTGCTCCTGCAGGCACTACTGCTATCAACACCGGCTTCACGGTAAACAAAGCAAAAGGCGTTGATGTGTTCCCGGTTCCGGCTACCAACGAGCTGACGGTGTCCCTGCGCGGTGCAGGTACCCTGAGCAACGTGCGCGTAATCGATATGCGCGGTGCTACCGTAACCTCGGCCCGCTACAAGGGAGATGGTGTCCTGGACATCAGCACCCTAGCTAAAGGCCTGTACATGGTATCAGCCAGCGACGGGGAGCAAACCTTCCACCAGCGTTTCGTGAAAGAATAGTTTCGACTGTTTCTTCCTGAATAAAAAAGGCCCGTTGCATCAGCAGCGGGCCTTTTTGTTATTGGGCGTCTGGTTACGAAGGATGATTTTAGGGGCGAAGGGCATATTCCAGTTTTAGCTCCAACAGACCGTAGCCATCATTGTGCTGGGCATTGCCGCTATGGATGGTGCTCACATCATCCAGCTGATCGGTAGACGTGAAAAAATAGGTGGCTTCCGTGGTAACGTTCACGCGCCGGGAAGCCCGCACGGTAAGGCCCAGCCCCACCGGCGCGATGAAAGCCACTGCTGGGTAGTCGTTGCGCTCGGGGCTGATGAAGGTGGTGCCATTATCCGGACGAGTAGTGCCTTCATAGGCTTCGGGGCTATAGAGCAGGCCGCCTACGCCCAGCCGCAGATACGGTTTCAGCACCGCCGGGCTACCGTGGGAATCGGCAAACTCGCCGTTGTCGCGCAGCAGGCCCAGGCGGACCTGGGCAATGAGTGAAGCATTGCGCCCGCGGAAGGCCAGGTTATTAAACTCGCCGCGGGAAGCCAGCCGGTCTTTCGCCCCAATTTGAAAGCCGGAGAATTCGGCCCCAACCTGCAGGCCCGGGTGCCACATATACAGCACCCCGATGCTGCCGGCCGGCCCGATAAAATTCTGGGACAGGCCGCCCAGGTCACCATTGTAAAAGGCCACGCCACCGCCGGCTGTAAACCGCACCGGGCCCCGGTAGTAGGGGCGGGCCTGGGCATTATAATGGCGCTTGCTATGCCCCGGACTTTGGGCATACGTGGCCGAAATGGGCAAAAGAATGCAGAAAGAGCTAAGAAGCAACAGGGAAATTCTCACGGGCAAAAGGCAAGGGTACTGGCCCGGCATACGCCAGCCGGGCGCTGGTCGTTGCCCAACGTTGGGAGCCGCGGCTTTATTGGCTGGGGCTTAGGGTGGATGGGCACGCCCAAAAACCCGGCTTCCGGCCAACCCAGCGGCCGCTTTATCCCGCCTGGCAAACGGGCTGGCGGGCTCAGCAGCAAACCGTACTGTTGGCCCCGTACGTACAGGCTTACACACTTGCTATTGCCGCGCCCCTCTACCGGGGGCTTTTGCCTCTTCTATGGTTGTTTCTTATTCTCGCCTTCGGGCGGTTAGTGCCTGTCTGATTTTGCTGCTGACCAGCTTTTTAACCAACTCCTGCGCCAGCTTCCGCACCCAGGATATTCCCTATGTAGCTTCCGCCGCCGCGGATTTCGATGCCACCCATCAGCAGCTGGATGTGTATGCTCCCCGGAAAAAGCAGCCGGCCGGGCAGCCCGTGGTGGTGTTTATCCATGGGGGTAACTGGAACAGTGGGAGCAAAAGCCAGTACGGTTTTATTGGGCGCGAGCTGGCCCGGCAAGGCATGGTAGCCGTCATCGTAGACTACCGCCTCTCGCCGGCGGTACAGGTGCCGGCCATGGCCGCCGACTGTGCCCGGGCCGTGCAGTGGACGGTAGCGCACATTGCCGAATACGGCGGCGACCCTAACCGCATTTTCCTGATGGGGCACTCCGCCGGCGGCGGACTGGCCGCTCTGTTGGCTACCGATAATACGCTGTTCACGCAGCTGGGCTTACCGGCAAACCCGGTGCGCGGCGCCGTGCTGAACGACCCCGCCGGGCTGGATATGTATGACTACCTGAAAAAGATGCAATACCCCGGCGACAGGCAATATCTGACATCGTTTGGGAAGAATCCGGAAGGGTGGCGGCAGGTATCTGCCATGCACCACGTAACGGCAGCCAGCCCGCCTTTCCTGCTGTTTGTGGGCGGCCAAACTTATCCCTCCATTCTGCACAGTAGTGAGGCTTTCCGGCAGCGACTGCAGGCTTTGGGCCAGAAGCCCGGCTATACCCTGCAGCCGGGCAAAAACCACATTCCCATGGTGCTGCAGCTGTTCTGGCACAACAACATTATTTACCGGCAGCTCCGCCCTTTCGTGGGTTTGTAAGGCCTACTGACTCTGGTAAGCTCCCAGGGTAGACCATAGCCGCTCAAACTCTGCCAAGTAGCGCCGCACAATGGTGATGTCCGCCGTAATAAGCAGGTTTTCATGGTTATAGAG carries:
- a CDS encoding phytanoyl-CoA dioxygenase family protein, whose product is MIASLLYPRFVLGNSLTAEQQIFFNQYGFLHFQGFASPATVQELLGAMAGLQQQWLAQRVQKINGVPIKFGKDIDGSPLIQRFAFASQHHPVLHRFLQDARFQALFPLLEAPGARIGENEKNGLVINHYLNVPGSEFAQMGWHTDSLRDVFYGRRIGPMLNVGVHLDATPASNGGLRLLPGTHRQSLRNLLFRKQYFKDVAPDPDEVAVETQAGDLTVHDGRMWHRMARSPVVGEGSRRRVMYVPIVAGRYEPRRENSATPFYLRFLHLVK
- a CDS encoding amidohydrolase; translated protein: MKSSIFLLTAALVAGSAALAPATAQNAARAARIATLSNDTEQEVIGWRRDLHEHPELGNQENRTAALVAEQLKKMGIEVQTGVARTGVVGILRGGKPGRVVALRADMDALPVTEANNLPFASKATATYNGQQVGVMHACGHDTHVAMLLGAAEVLSKMRKDLPGTVKFIFQPAEEGSLPGEEGGARLMVKEGVLTNPTVDAIFGVHINAQTEVGTLKYRPEGTMASSDVFKITVKGKSAHGAYPWLSIDPVVTAAQIITGLQTIISRQTELTEDAAVLTVGMVHGGVRNNIIPEQVELTGTIRTLNKDMQQKIWAAVRRTATNIAESVGATAEVEIENYAPVTFNNPRLMEQMLPSLRQVAGPQHVVLQKAVTGAEDFAFYQEKIPGLFVFVGGMPKGKKPAETAPHHTPGFFIDESGFTLGVKTLATLASDYLNAKK
- a CDS encoding SDR family oxidoreductase: MITRWKLDKNVAVVTGASKGIGAAIAEELLQLGATVLAVARQPEALQQQVQAWQAQGLAAHGIAADVSTAAGHTQVRQAVADLQLPCGILVNNVGTNIRKPTAAYSPEEYQYLMATNLESVFGMCQELYPLLRETAGASIVNVSSVAGLTHLRTGAIYGMTKAAMLQLTRNLAVEWAPDDIRVNAVAPWYIHTPLAAGVLSNPEYLQQVLDRTPMKRIGEPAEVAAAVAFLCLPAASYITGQCLSVDGGFVVNGF
- a CDS encoding RimK family alpha-L-glutamate ligase: MHLALVTCASKAQYAADTVEDEDVLLERDLRARGHQVSVVVWSDETVAWGQYDAVVLKSPWDYFDRVAEFYQWLNRLEAEGIPLLNPVATVRWNADKRYLLEMQEAGVPIVPTRWLARGTQFQPAALFAGLQTEQLIVKPAVSGGAKNTFSLTPAQAAEQAAQITALLADGDFLAQPFLPEIQTGGEWSLVYLGGSFSHCVLKLPKSGDFRVQHYLGGSIAPTPPPAAVQQAADAIMQRFAAGCLYARVDGVVVNGEFLLMELELIEPFLYLDSAPGSWARYEQALVELAAKSHSPQIPHPHSGTAR
- a CDS encoding M4 family metallopeptidase, whose translation is MALSFFTTPTKPFMEKKYPAVVLLVLGGMLCMPAQAQNYARVKQRISSADGQPEMISFNAGRGYKLAEAQQMFREQLALSKEEALVRSQADKDELGFLNERYQQYYKGIKVENGVYLLHARQGEVEAINGKLERLGKISTTPSLNEEQALGRALSFVSAKKYMWQDDASYKPKGELVIVRNTLSKNTAGKATLAYKFDVYAQQPVSRAYIYVDAQSGEVISKNDIIKHTAATASFATAYSGTRSLADDYTGATYRLREVTRGLGIETYNCKKGSSYTAAVDFTDADNSWTEYNNANFDNVAGDAHFGAQATYDYWKNVHGRNSYDNAGAKIKSYVHFDDTPGDGVGYENAYWNGSVMTYGDGATRFRPLTSLDVCGHEIGHAVCEKTANLVYSNESGAMNEGFSDIWGASVEAYAVASLGATSGGARAKSTWLIGEEIDKQQAALRSMSDPNSLGQPAYYKGLKWYTGTADNGGVHTNSGVLNYWFYLIAQGKTGTNEKGLSFSVSALGITTAAKIAYRAESVYLTSSSTYASARTYTIKAAQDLYGVGSTQEQAVTNAWYAVGVGAAYSGGTTPPPTTVTYCASKGTSVAYEWIDYVQLGSITRTSSKDAGYYNGTALSTTVAAGSSQTLTISGGFASTVYTEYWGIYVDWNQDGDFIDAGEKVDGGSAASSGNLTSTFTVPTTAKSGTTRMRIVMSDNSATTSCGSYSYGETEDYSLNITGGTLAATPVAGLTTITGDKLSKSAARGLEVFPNPASESLRLALPGGAKATNVKVVDLRGAAVAGVRYDGNGELNISNLAKGMYVVTVSDGQKTFHQRFVKQ
- a CDS encoding SDR family NAD(P)-dependent oxidoreductase, encoding MVSSSPAPRPYALITGASRGIGRSLALGLARRGYNLLLTARSAELLNELVQHVCSKYGVQAHALPLDLAEPNAVGQLAEWATGLAPDLSVVMNNAGYGLWGKFEELPLATQLNMLQLNMQVPVTLTHLLLPTLHKAQRAYILNVASTAAYQAVPTLTLYAASKAFLVSFSRGLRYELRASNISVTCLSPGSTDTNFADRAGMNKAMQQTAAKFSMTADQVAHAAITALFAGQAEVIPGALNRLSAGLTRVVPKDLTEKIAAGIYEKYLP
- a CDS encoding phosphatase PAP2-related protein, translating into MVSDSSFLRWPAAWLRPRFRGSLLAVGALLVGLASLLPRFFAFLQARPGIRLPDPFLTWLPAYDVSGLTFGTIYLGIGAALVYLLPRPARLLRALWAYWLLQVCRLLTLLLVPLAPPLQLRLLHDPLVDRLFYAAPTPITHDLFFSGHTATLFLLACCVPAGWRRYALLAGSALVGLLVLIQHVHYTYDVVAAPFFAGGCYWLACRITRYAGI